TTGGATCAGTATgtaatatttgcaaatacacacttatttaaaagtaagatgctatttaatataaaacaataaattcAATTTTCTGTTCTGGGTTCAAATAAATGGGTAAGTACTGTTCTTTTCTTGTTTGGTTGCCATTCAAATATGTCTTGTTCAATTCCTTACATCTTCATTTTTAAGCAGTGGATATGTATGTAAATTACCGATATAGATAATCACGTACAGAGCTGTTGGCATGACTTCACTCTCCAGTTGAGTGCTGCCAGGATGCCGCTGCTCAGGTCTGTGCTGCCGTGTCTCTGCAGGAGGCCGCCGCTGGATCCGCATCCCTGCCATCATCTACTCCGTCCACGTGGCGACCACCCTGATCCCCATCCTcacccacatcctgttccaccGCTTCCCCGGGACGCCCCACCCCGGCCCCCAGACCCCCTCCGAGCGGCTGGCGCTGCTGGGCATCTACTCCCCGTACCTCCTCGtgcccctcctcctcctgctcacCATGCTGCTCAGCTCCAGCTACAGAGGCGAAGCCCGGCCTGGGAAAGCGACGGCGAGTCAGAAGAAGAGCAGATAAAAGGCCGAACCACAAGGGGTCTTGCACGGAGCTCCCCCAAATGTTTTATCATGTCTCTGCCCACCCCAACCCAAACCGATGTGCATCAAaataattttatataattttagaATTAGGAATAACCAAAATTGTATACCATTGCCTGCTGGAGCGATCTCTTCCCTCAAGGTGGCTCGGATTGCATTCCTCGTATCCCGAAGCGGTCGCCGGATTTAATTGCGTGATGGGGAGTTTTGTTCCAGTTACTCGATGTTCTTCACGGACACGCTGTGCAACCACCGGTTAACTTGTCCTGAAGAACTGTGAATTGTGCATAACCTTTACAAActaattacatgtttttattctcAAATGACCTTAATTTTTATTAAACAAGATCTTGTTCATTTGCCTTTAATGTCTGCAGTTTGTAGCACTACAGGCAACACAAACTGGGCACATGTACAGGGCTCAACAAAAAGCACAAGGAataatatacacatgtatttaaTGAACTGGTCATATAAACACCTTAAAagactaaaacacacacaatacgtAGATTTTGGTTTGGTCCATGGACAGATATGTAACACCTGGATTATATGCATTTTAAGCAAAGATAGAACCATGTTTGTAAAGGGTTATAAAACCGTACAATATATTGAACACAAAATATTCATACATTAGGGTTCTGTTTTTTTCCAGTACCATGCAGCGATTATTTTCAATTTGTAAAAAATGTAGGAAAACTAGCTTTACGGGATATAAATAGTATAAATAATACAAGTCCATTGGTAGATAAATAGCTTTTTCCTTGAATTATAATTGTAAAAGATAATGCTGacacaaaaccattcaaatttcagttttttttctttaggaCAGACTACTTCAAACACTCGGTCATATAATGTgagggaaaacaaagaaaccATCTAGAGATTTGTTCCTTTAGATGTCTGGTCCTGCTGAGTCCTGGAGCGCATGGCATTTCTGCGCTGTGCTCCAGGCTGGGCTGTAGTATGTGTTAATGAATGCGGAGTGTGTGTTCATGGGGCTGATGAATGGACGGTCTGCCCGTCCACCGGACCGCAGGCGCACTGTCCACACCGATCCCTCTCACAGGCACCACACACAGGCCCCCGTCGGACGAGGCTCATTTCTGAAGGATGAACTGGTCGATGAACTCGTTTTGCTCGGCTTCCACTTTGGACAGCGCGTCGTACTCGATCCGGTACCTGCACAGCGACAAGAGACCATTCATCGGTACGTCTATCGCGCCGTATTATTTCCCCAGTTACTGTTCTCTGTATCAGATCTGACGGGTGCGGCATGCATGTCCACTCACAGAGAAGTGGATCGATCGGGACCGAGTTTCTGTCGTGGTGCGATTATGTCAGTTCCTGTCCTCGCGTAACCAGACCGTCGCACTGTGTGTTAACTTCTCTCCCCCGAAAACACCACACAATGGTTTGGAAGGACTGCAAATGGCACACACCGTTCTGAGAGGCACACACAGCCCATTGTCCGAGCCCGTGCTGTGGCACTCCCCGGCCTTACCTCTCCAGCTGCATCTTCTTCTCTGTGATCAGAGCCTGCAGTTGCTGCTGCTGGGCCTCCCTCTGCTTGGCCACGGACTTCAGCAGGTTCCTGGCCCCGATCGCCTGCAGGGCGCAACGTGGCACAACTCAACAGCGGGCATGTCTTTGTGGGGATTCTGAATCGAAACTAAGCCTCTCGAACAGAAAACTAAAACCACCGATGCTACATATTCCAGGAAAACAAGGCGCTTGGCTGATTGATAACAATGTGTCCGGTGTGTCTAGTGGCATGGGTGGTTCAGAAATGTCTTTCACAGAGAATTTCGCCAATTAGGGTTCTGCCCAACCCTGCCCGACCAACCAACATATTTCACTGCCAGTATGACGCTGTGTGGCTCTGGAGGCTCATGCTGGCTAAATTAAGTAACCGCAGagtctaaaaataaagaaatgatatttttaaaacttcCAGCTGAATAATTTATCTCTGCCTTCATGAGAAATGAATGCCTGGAAGAAATATGAACAGACTCGCACCGCATTCACACATTTTATTCTCGTTTGACAGAGTGCTGCTCTGTAACATGCTGAAGTGATAATATGGATCAGCCGTGTTAAGTTTAAATTATGTATGATGgtttttaattacatatttgatggaagaaaatatatttttagctgGTGAATACGTTGCTTTGACATGGCTAAAATTAGTATTTCTCACTTTCCTTAACAGAACCACAGCTTGTTCCGTAAGAAAACGTTCCTGGTGGGACTCGTACCTTCATCTTCTCTGTTTCAGCCTCCTTTGCCAACTCGTCCACCAGCTCGATCAGCCCCCCAACTATCTTCTGAAACTGGCCGATCTCTggaacacacagacgcacacactggTTAAAACAGggagccattgcttaaagaaaaagatGACGCCTGCACAACGGGCACATTCAATAATCACGTCTCAACTATAGACACTGTGGCTTCCCCCACCGACTTACTGTCCACAAACTCCTTGCACTCCTCCTTCAGCTGGGTGGTCTCCTGGTACACCTCCGGCTCCAGCACGCGCAGCTTGTTGAGCTCGTCGAAGTGCAGGCCGGCCTCTGACAGAGGGTCTCTCGCCATGGCTGGGGGGCCTGAGGTCGGGAGGGGGAAGGAGGACCGGGGAGCTGGGGAAACACAGGGggtaaaaaaacatgtttaatttcTGTGTGTTTACAAGCCCCAATCTTACTGtaaaccagtggttcccaactcAACCCTACCCTGATGTTTTCAgatctctcaattacttaattgaacccttaattgaactaataagcTGCTTACATTAGaccttttaaattgtgtaactaaCCAAAATGGTCCATTGATatgttccttatacaattttatactcaACCCACCtactgttttaaatatttaaaaggcaCTGAATTaggaaattagttcaattaagggttcaattaagtaattgagagctcggttggaacacaaaccagctaTTACTACCAATCCGTGCTAATGGCCTCTAAAAGAGAGAAATCCacaatatgaaaatgaaaggtGGCGGGCAGTGATAGCAGATGTAGTTTCACTACTGACACTGCTGTTTCTAAGACTGTGGGCTAATCGAAAGAGTGCAGAAAATCTAACTTTTGCAGTAAGCATTACTACAAATAAGCACTAAAACTGAGGCTCGGTGTAACGGTTACTTCCACGTCATAACCGCTTCTCACTGACAGCTGAGCCAAGAACACCCCGCTGCCCGCTACTTTGTTACACCGCACACGATACAACACTCATTTGACCGCAACTGCAATTTAAAAGAGCGAAATAAAACGTGTGTCTTTGCTTGACACGTCGCATCGCGAACTCGGCGCTGACAGGCGGGTGTGACTGCGGACTCGGCGTCCAGCTGGAGGCTGGAAAAGTAAACAGATGGAGCTCGGCAGTGACACGCTGTGCTATTAAAACACGGCATACGGGCGCTGAAATGATATTGCACCCAAAGCACAAATGAAAACACACTAACCGGACTTGTCTTTCCTGGACTGGGGATGGATGTGACACAGGGGCCGCCAGACTCCTCCTCTGATCCGTGTTTCTCCGGCTGCCAGGGCGACAGTCCGGCTCCGCTCGCCTCCAACACGGCACTTCCGCGGCGCTCCCACCTGCCCtgtctgggggggggggttgaattCATTCCCAAATTAATTTCTCACATTTTCTCAACAAGTGGGGGGCAAGTAAATAATTATtgtttgtatacatatatacaatattCAAAATACAGTTATTTAACTTTAAATATCTTAATTAATCATGATAACCTCCCCTATCGTCGTACAAATGGACTGTCCTACCAGTTTGTCCGGAGACTGTACTATTCTgtagggtgggtgggggggtattTTTGAATGCAATCTAAATAACACAGAAAAAGGTTGAAATTGATTATTTGGCACTTATTATGCATTCAAcccaaattaaagttaaaaaacaaaacaacgtaTATGACTATGTTGTCGTTTGTTTGCTGTCGTGCAGATGGTTCTGCCGGTTCCTTAGTTCATCCCGTTTGCCGTGGCGCGATGGGAATTGTAGTCTCATGACGGCTTTCGCGTTGGCCGACAGAAAACAACAAGGACTACAAAACCCCGAGTCCCTCCCAATGCCTGCTGGTCATGGAGGCGATGTTTACTGGGCTGCTGGAGGGCTGTGACGTTTCGGTTTTTATTgggatgaagaagaagaaggtagCGAAGCGAGTTTAAGGAAGAAGGCTTGAAGCAAAACCCTTAAAAAAAGCCCAACCGGAGTAACGCGCCGCGGAGGAGTGAGTGTAAGAGTATTTTAGAGTTATATAATCGGATTACGAAGTGCGACGGTGAATGGAGGGTTCAGACGAGTTATCTACGGAAGCGTGGGTGGTCAGTTTGGAGGACAGCGTTTTCCGTGCGGCGAGAACTCGCTCCGAGCCGGCGGCTACAATGTTGCTTTTCTGGTGCTGCTCTAAAGACTGGCTAGTGTGACGTCGTGTGAGGGATTTCTCCCATAAACTAACCTTCACCACAGCCTTGATTCGCATTCAAATTCAAAGATAGTTTGGAAAGTACAGCTGTCTAATAGTTACACCCCTGAGCACTTTAAAACCACGTCTGTACTGTATATGCCCGAACTTGAATTAGGCTTTAAAACGTCATAATAAGATTTCTCTGCCTCTATCAACAACTAGAGTATGTAGGCTATTCGGatgtatttacttaattgtGTATCATTTggattttgtttaaaaagacACTGTACATCTACAACAAGGTCAGTTTGTGTTGGAATCTGTATTGTCCCAAGCAGATTTGCCACTGTACATGTTCGGGTTTtgttactgtatttttaatatcattattattaacgcCTTTGTGTGAGGCCGCTAACATTCAACAGGTATCTACATGTAAAGCTAAAAAGTGCATACAGTGTAGAGGAGTAGGCCTGTATCAAATGTAAAGGTGTTCAGCAGGAAGTACAAGACGCAGCAACATCTCCGTGATGTGATTGGGTGTACTGTTTGGCAACGGCAGCttatttttattgattcattttaaAGTTACTTTGTCTAAACTATTGAAGGCCATTACCTCACTGGTAACTGATTACAAAATAAGTCAGTTCAGTCGCATACTTTACACTGTTGGCATTTGGAGGTCAAATCATCTGCTTTGTGTGACTCTTGAATCTGATATATTATTTAGATCAATGTGTGGTGGGCCAAAAACGCAACAGAAAGGCCATGCTTAGACCTCTGCTTAGGTTCCTCTGCATGTGTGAGAGGTGGACCCTTATTATGTGTTAAATAATCGGAAGGAAGCACACAGGGACAGAAATCCCGGATGTGATCGCCGCTGTGTTACTGGGATGTAACCCCTGCCTCCCCCTTTGCGATAGCCTCTTCCTGCCTGGCGTACGGCCCCACATTCCAGCCGAGCGCCACGGGAAGCGCACACTGGATTCTGCAGTCAGGAAGGGTGTTTTCCTGTTTCCTTTCCCTTCAGCCATCAGGTCAAGGGTTGGCCCTTTCACAGTGAGAATGGCAGGCCTGTCCCTCCACTAGTCCTCTGTTCTTATCCCAGCAGTGATGACACTTGCAGATGTGCAACGAGGAATcccgttttctctctctcttgatgTGTAGAGGACGGAAATGTAGTGCTGTCCTTCTAAAGAGCGCAACCTAACCACGTGTGTCTGCACGTCTGTTCCAGGTATGCGCTGGCGTGCCGGCACGATACTGTGGCCTTGTCCTCGGTAGCAGTCACCACGGCGGGGGATATTAAACCTACAGTCTGCAGAGTCGTCATCTACCTACAGAGGGGCATGTCCGGGGAGAGCTGCCTGAGCCAGCTGTGCCCGCCGGCTGCACCAGCCTCCCCGGCCTCCGCTCCCAAAGTCAAGACCTGCAGCCTCAGGGGAGCCGGGGGCCTGGGGAGCAAGTACGTGCGCCTGAACGTCGGGGGCGCTCTGTTCTACACCACTGTGCAGGTGCTGACGCGCCAGGACACCATGCTGAAGGCCATGTTCAGTGGCAGGATGGAGGTCTTCACTGACAAAGACGGTAAGAGAGCTGGGGTGGACAGCTTGGGGGGGAGAGCTTTGTATATGCTCATGATTGATGATGGCTGCTCCAATGAAAAGTGCTCtgagagtgtgtctgtctgtgtggcgCTGGCAGGGTGGATCCTGATCGACCGCTGTGGGAAGCACTTCAGCGAGATCCTCGGTTACCTCCGTGATGCCAGCGTGGCACTGCCCAAGAGCCGGCAAGCGATCCACGAGCTGATGGCGGAGGCCAAATACTACCTCATCCAGGGATTGGTGGACATGTGCCAGAACGCCCTGCAGGTCAGTCCCCCAGATCTGTCTGCCTGATACTAGTCTAATTATTCCGCTTTTAAGCGTTTCATTCGAGCTTAAAAGCGGAATAATTAGACTGGACTCTATAATGAGAGAGGAAACTGTAGGGATGGCCATCGTGCCATTTGGGTAGAGTTTGTAAACACCAGAGAAGAAGCTGGGCGCTGTGTGACGGGGAACGAACAGTGCTGATGTTGAGGGCTCCCCAGAAGTCTTTTGTGCCAGTAAAGACGGTGTCCGTCAGCACCCTACCGGGCCGGGTCGGCACTGCCCCCGGGCTCCGCTGTGATCGCGGACTTATCTGGACTCCCCCAGCACAAGGTGGACATTGTCCGGTCTCCATGGAAACTGCATTCCATGCGTTCTGGCACTCGGTGGATAAACACCAATTagacccgtttt
This sequence is a window from Amia ocellicauda isolate fAmiCal2 chromosome 22, fAmiCal2.hap1, whole genome shotgun sequence. Protein-coding genes within it:
- the tmem97 gene encoding sigma intracellular receptor 2 is translated as MSALRLLEWLFFFYFASHIPITLFIDLQALLPAEIYPQTLRDVLRWYAAEFKDPMMLDPPGWFKSFIFCEAIVQMPFFPVAAYAFFKGGRRWIRIPAIIYSVHVATTLIPILTHILFHRFPGTPHPGPQTPSERLALLGIYSPYLLVPLLLLLTMLLSSSYRGEARPGKATASQKKSR
- the ift20 gene encoding intraflagellar transport protein 20 homolog; translated protein: MARDPLSEAGLHFDELNKLRVLEPEVYQETTQLKEECKEFVDKIGQFQKIVGGLIELVDELAKEAETEKMKAIGARNLLKSVAKQREAQQQQLQALITEKKMQLERYRIEYDALSKVEAEQNEFIDQFILQK